The following are from one region of the Cyanobium gracile PCC 6307 genome:
- the cobM gene encoding precorrin-4 C(11)-methyltransferase, producing MTATVQIVGAGPGAPDLLTLRAARAIEAAQVLVWTDSLVNPQIAALAPPDCESVRTSTLTLEEVMAVVLERARAGQRVVRLHDGDPCLYGALQEQICRLADAGLAVEVVPGLSAYQATAAALGAELTIPGRVQTIVLSRAGGRTGVPERESLARLAALQASLCLYLSARHVEEVQGELLQHYPADTPVAIGYRVSWPDQWLTVVPLDTMARVSRERNLIRTTLYVVSPALRAADEARSLLYSASHNHLFRGGAE from the coding sequence ATGACCGCCACTGTCCAGATCGTGGGAGCCGGCCCCGGCGCCCCGGACCTGCTCACCCTCCGGGCCGCCCGGGCGATCGAGGCGGCCCAGGTGCTGGTCTGGACCGATTCCCTGGTGAATCCCCAGATCGCCGCCCTGGCGCCGCCGGACTGCGAGAGCGTCCGCACCAGCACCCTCACCCTCGAGGAGGTGATGGCCGTGGTGCTGGAGCGGGCCAGGGCGGGACAGCGGGTGGTGCGCCTCCATGACGGCGATCCCTGCCTGTACGGCGCCCTCCAGGAGCAGATCTGCCGCCTGGCCGATGCCGGCCTCGCCGTGGAGGTGGTGCCGGGCCTGAGCGCCTACCAGGCCACCGCCGCCGCCCTCGGGGCCGAGCTCACCATTCCCGGCCGGGTGCAGACGATCGTGCTGAGCCGGGCGGGCGGGCGCACCGGCGTGCCGGAGCGGGAATCCCTGGCCCGGCTCGCCGCCCTGCAGGCCTCCCTGTGCCTCTATCTCAGCGCCCGCCATGTGGAGGAGGTGCAGGGGGAACTGCTGCAGCACTACCCGGCCGACACCCCCGTGGCCATCGGCTACCGGGTCAGCTGGCCCGACCAGTGGCTCACGGTGGTGCCCCTGGACACGATGGCCCGGGTCAGCCGCGAGCGGAACCTGATCCGCACCACCCTCTACGTGGTCAGCCCGGCCCTGCGTGCCGCCGATGAGGCCCGCTCCTTGCTCTATTCCGCCAGCCACAACCACCTGTTCCGCGGCGGAGCGGAGTGA
- the lgt gene encoding prolipoprotein diacylglyceryl transferase: MSLPLGLFTSPGPLIFQLGPVSVRWYGLLIALAVLLGLLLATRLGRQRGIDPALIADLLPLMVLGAVVGARFYYVALEWRQYRNDWVDAFAIWRGGIAIHGALIGGALVTVLFCRWRRQAFWPLLDVLVPAVALGQAIGRWGNFFNSEAFGLPTNLPWALTIPMANRPPEFLEQASFHPTFLYESLWNLGVCALLLILFRLGGSGRLRLPPGALSCIYLMAYSSGRVWIEGLRLDPLCLFSQPPFCSGGLRMAQLMSLLLILLGGAGLLWLYRFRRPLPDPSGLTA; encoded by the coding sequence CTGAGCCTTCCTCTCGGCCTCTTCACGTCCCCGGGACCGCTGATCTTTCAGCTGGGTCCCGTTTCCGTTCGCTGGTACGGCCTGCTCATCGCCCTGGCGGTGCTGCTGGGCCTGCTGCTGGCCACCCGGCTGGGCCGCCAGCGGGGCATCGACCCGGCCCTGATCGCCGACCTGCTGCCCCTGATGGTCCTGGGGGCCGTCGTCGGCGCCCGCTTTTACTACGTGGCCCTGGAATGGCGCCAGTACCGCAACGACTGGGTCGATGCCTTCGCCATTTGGCGCGGCGGCATCGCCATCCACGGCGCCCTGATCGGCGGAGCACTGGTGACGGTCCTCTTCTGCCGCTGGCGCCGGCAGGCCTTCTGGCCCCTGCTGGATGTCCTGGTGCCCGCTGTGGCCCTGGGCCAGGCGATCGGCCGCTGGGGCAATTTCTTCAACTCCGAGGCCTTCGGCCTGCCCACCAACCTCCCCTGGGCCCTGACCATTCCCATGGCCAACCGGCCGCCTGAGTTCCTGGAGCAGGCCTCCTTCCACCCCACCTTCCTGTACGAGTCGCTCTGGAATCTCGGGGTCTGCGCCCTGCTGCTGATCCTGTTCCGCCTGGGCGGCAGCGGCCGCCTGCGGCTGCCGCCCGGTGCTCTGAGCTGCATCTATCTGATGGCCTACAGCAGCGGCCGCGTCTGGATCGAAGGGCTGCGGCTCGATCCCCTCTGCCTGTTCTCCCAGCCCCCCTTCTGCAGCGGCGGCCTGCGCATGGCCCAGCTGATGAGCCTGCTGCTGATCCTGCTGGGGGGGGCGGGACTGCTCTGGCTCTACCGCTTCCGGCGTCCCCTCCCCGACCCCTCCGGCCTGACCGCATGA